From one Microbacter margulisiae genomic stretch:
- a CDS encoding IS256 family transposase, translating to MEEFDYKAFQAKVLEQIKSGKPLLGKDGAFAPLLENILNAALEGEMDAHLDEDERSLGNRRNGRMSKQVQTQLGEVTVHTPRDRHSSFEPEFIKKRETILAEGVADRIIGLYALGNSTREISDWMEENLGNRVSADTISSITDRVLPEIQSWRSRSLDSVYPIVWMDAIHYKVMDEKNRPVTRAIYNVLGVDRNGYKDLLGMYISKSEGANFWLSVLTDLQSRGVNDILIASTDNLSGFSDAIKSVFPHTVVQTCVVHQIRNSIKYVASKNQKTFMKDLKLVYQAVSKEQAAIELDNLDSKWGKDYPIVIKSWRDNWEKLTAYFEFSDAIRRIIYTTNTVEGYHRQIRKVTKNKGVFTNDTALEKLVYLAYRNIRKKWTMPLSNWGLTAQQLAIKFPERFNLFE from the coding sequence ATGGAAGAATTTGATTACAAGGCTTTTCAAGCCAAAGTTTTAGAACAGATAAAATCTGGCAAACCCCTTTTAGGCAAAGATGGTGCCTTTGCGCCCTTGTTAGAAAATATTCTAAATGCAGCTTTAGAGGGAGAAATGGATGCTCATTTAGATGAAGATGAGCGTAGTTTAGGCAATCGGCGCAATGGACGTATGTCCAAACAAGTTCAAACCCAATTGGGTGAAGTCACCGTTCATACACCCCGTGACCGCCATTCCAGTTTTGAACCTGAGTTTATAAAGAAACGTGAAACAATACTTGCAGAAGGTGTTGCAGACCGTATAATTGGTCTTTATGCCTTGGGGAACAGTACTCGGGAAATAAGCGATTGGATGGAGGAAAACCTTGGAAACAGGGTTTCTGCTGACACAATCAGTTCCATAACAGACCGGGTTCTGCCAGAGATTCAGTCCTGGCGTAGCAGGTCATTGGATAGTGTTTATCCAATTGTTTGGATGGATGCCATTCACTACAAAGTGATGGACGAAAAGAATCGCCCTGTAACACGAGCCATATACAACGTATTGGGTGTTGACCGTAACGGTTACAAAGATTTGCTTGGCATGTATATTTCCAAAAGCGAAGGAGCTAACTTTTGGTTATCGGTGCTCACCGATCTTCAATCAAGAGGAGTAAATGACATTCTAATAGCCTCTACGGACAATCTTAGTGGCTTTTCAGATGCTATAAAAAGCGTATTTCCACACACAGTAGTTCAAACTTGTGTGGTGCATCAAATCCGCAATTCAATTAAATATGTTGCAAGTAAAAATCAGAAAACGTTCATGAAAGATTTGAAGCTTGTTTATCAAGCAGTAAGCAAAGAGCAGGCAGCAATCGAACTCGATAATCTTGATTCAAAGTGGGGAAAGGATTATCCAATTGTCATTAAATCATGGCGTGATAATTGGGAAAAACTAACCGCTTATTTTGAGTTTTCTGATGCTATCCGAAGAATCATATATACCACCAATACCGTAGAAGGCTATCACCGTCAGATAAGGAAAGTTACCAAAAACAAAGGTGTTTTTACCAATGATACAGCATTGGAAAAATTGGTGTA